One Ricinus communis isolate WT05 ecotype wild-type chromosome 1, ASM1957865v1, whole genome shotgun sequence DNA window includes the following coding sequences:
- the LOC8268185 gene encoding 4-hydroxybenzoate polyprenyltransferase, mitochondrial isoform X2, giving the protein MASFILSHAARNTTRKLLNPFLSSSFSLFCNRVIISSSCSAGLKPTDIVIRTASLNKFTQSYYWVPPNFEFSREIHKSDSSNLRFVGGISTLSSSKNKDNQENGGLSKERETSWINLYLPRHAQPYARLARLDKPIGTWLLAWPCMWSISLAASPGHLPDFKMMVLFGCGALLLRGAGCTVERTKLRPVASGLLSPFQGLSFLGFQLLLGLGILLQLNNYSRILGASSLFLVFSYPLMKRLTFWPQAYLGLTFNWGALLGWSAIKGSLDPAVVLPLYMSGVFWTLVYDTIYAHQDKEDDLKVGVKSTALRFGDSTKEWITGFGIACIGSLALSGVNANIGWPFYAFLTAGSGHLAWQIWTVDLSCRSDCNKKFVSNKWFGAIIFSGILLGRYWS; this is encoded by the exons ATGGCGTCATTTATACTCTCTCACGCCGCACGCAACACCACGAGAAAGTTGCTAAACCCATTTCTCTCCTCATCATTCTCTCTCTTCTGCAACAGAGTGATCATCTCTTCAAGTTGCTCTGCAGGACTCAAACCTACTGACATTGTCATTCGTACTGCCTCTCTTAACAAATTTACTCAATCTTACTACTGGGTTCCTCCCAATTTTGAATTTTCCCGTGAGATTCACAAGTCTGATTCCTCTAATTTGAGGTTTGTTGGAGGAATTTCGACATTGTCGAGCTCAAAGAACAAGGATAATCAGGAAAATGGAGGGTTATCGAAGGAAAGAGAGACGTCGTGGATTAATTTGTACTTGCCGAGGCATGCTCAGCCTTATGCACGGCTTGCTCGGCTTGATAAGCCCATAGGAACTTGGCTGCTTGCTTGGCCTTGCATGTG GTCAATTTCATTGGCAGCATCTCCAGGACATCTTCCTGATTTTAAGATGATGGTTTTATTTGGTTGTGGGGCTTTGCTTCTAAGGGGTGCTGGATGTACG GTAGAACGTACAAAATTGAGACCAGTTGCAAGTGGTCTTTTGTCACCATTTCAAGGGCTTAGCTTTCTTGGGTTTCAATTGCTGTTGGGTCTTGGGATTCTCCTTCAGCTGAACAATTATAG CCGCATTTTGGGAGCTTCATCTTTGTTTCTAGTCTTCTCCTATCCCCTCATGAAGAGATTAACATTTTGG CCGCAAGCATATCTAGGTTTAACATTTAACTGGGGAGCTTTATTAGGGTGGTCTGCTATTAAAGGGAGTTTAGATCCAGCTGTTGTGTTGCCGCTGTACATGAGTGGAGTATTTTGGACCCTTGTGTATGACACAATCTATGCACATCAG GATAAGGAGGATGATCTAAAAGTGGGTGTTAAATCAACTGCCCTGAGATTTGGAGATTCAACAAAGGAATGGATCACTGGGTTTGGAATTGCATGCATCGGCAGTCTTGCCCTTAGCGGAGTCAATGCTAATATTG GGTGGCCGTTTTATGCATTTTTGACAGCTGGTTCTGGACATTTAGCTTGGCAAATATGGACAGTTGACTTGTCATGCCGGTCGGATTGCAACAAAAA ATTTGTGTCAAATAAATGGTTTGGTGCTATTATTTTCAGCGGAATTTTGCTTGGCAGATACTGGTCATAA
- the LOC8268185 gene encoding 4-hydroxybenzoate polyprenyltransferase, mitochondrial isoform X1: MASFILSHAARNTTRKLLNPFLSSSFSLFCNRVIISSSCSAGLKPTDIVIRTASLNKFTQSYYWVPPNFEFSREIHKSDSSNLRFVGGISTLSSSKNKDNQENGGLSKERETSWINLYLPRHAQPYARLARLDKPIGTWLLAWPCMWSISLAASPGHLPDFKMMVLFGCGALLLRGAGCTVNDLLDRDIDTKVERTKLRPVASGLLSPFQGLSFLGFQLLLGLGILLQLNNYSRILGASSLFLVFSYPLMKRLTFWPQAYLGLTFNWGALLGWSAIKGSLDPAVVLPLYMSGVFWTLVYDTIYAHQDKEDDLKVGVKSTALRFGDSTKEWITGFGIACIGSLALSGVNANIGWPFYAFLTAGSGHLAWQIWTVDLSCRSDCNKKFVSNKWFGAIIFSGILLGRYWS, translated from the exons ATGGCGTCATTTATACTCTCTCACGCCGCACGCAACACCACGAGAAAGTTGCTAAACCCATTTCTCTCCTCATCATTCTCTCTCTTCTGCAACAGAGTGATCATCTCTTCAAGTTGCTCTGCAGGACTCAAACCTACTGACATTGTCATTCGTACTGCCTCTCTTAACAAATTTACTCAATCTTACTACTGGGTTCCTCCCAATTTTGAATTTTCCCGTGAGATTCACAAGTCTGATTCCTCTAATTTGAGGTTTGTTGGAGGAATTTCGACATTGTCGAGCTCAAAGAACAAGGATAATCAGGAAAATGGAGGGTTATCGAAGGAAAGAGAGACGTCGTGGATTAATTTGTACTTGCCGAGGCATGCTCAGCCTTATGCACGGCTTGCTCGGCTTGATAAGCCCATAGGAACTTGGCTGCTTGCTTGGCCTTGCATGTG GTCAATTTCATTGGCAGCATCTCCAGGACATCTTCCTGATTTTAAGATGATGGTTTTATTTGGTTGTGGGGCTTTGCTTCTAAGGGGTGCTGGATGTACGGTAAATGATCTCCTTGATAGAGATATTGATACCAAG GTAGAACGTACAAAATTGAGACCAGTTGCAAGTGGTCTTTTGTCACCATTTCAAGGGCTTAGCTTTCTTGGGTTTCAATTGCTGTTGGGTCTTGGGATTCTCCTTCAGCTGAACAATTATAG CCGCATTTTGGGAGCTTCATCTTTGTTTCTAGTCTTCTCCTATCCCCTCATGAAGAGATTAACATTTTGG CCGCAAGCATATCTAGGTTTAACATTTAACTGGGGAGCTTTATTAGGGTGGTCTGCTATTAAAGGGAGTTTAGATCCAGCTGTTGTGTTGCCGCTGTACATGAGTGGAGTATTTTGGACCCTTGTGTATGACACAATCTATGCACATCAG GATAAGGAGGATGATCTAAAAGTGGGTGTTAAATCAACTGCCCTGAGATTTGGAGATTCAACAAAGGAATGGATCACTGGGTTTGGAATTGCATGCATCGGCAGTCTTGCCCTTAGCGGAGTCAATGCTAATATTG GGTGGCCGTTTTATGCATTTTTGACAGCTGGTTCTGGACATTTAGCTTGGCAAATATGGACAGTTGACTTGTCATGCCGGTCGGATTGCAACAAAAA ATTTGTGTCAAATAAATGGTTTGGTGCTATTATTTTCAGCGGAATTTTGCTTGGCAGATACTGGTCATAA
- the LOC8268185 gene encoding 4-hydroxybenzoate polyprenyltransferase, mitochondrial isoform X3 has product MFCAKATEKLNDKINLSISLAASPGHLPDFKMMVLFGCGALLLRGAGCTVNDLLDRDIDTKVERTKLRPVASGLLSPFQGLSFLGFQLLLGLGILLQLNNYSRILGASSLFLVFSYPLMKRLTFWPQAYLGLTFNWGALLGWSAIKGSLDPAVVLPLYMSGVFWTLVYDTIYAHQDKEDDLKVGVKSTALRFGDSTKEWITGFGIACIGSLALSGVNANIGWPFYAFLTAGSGHLAWQIWTVDLSCRSDCNKKFVSNKWFGAIIFSGILLGRYWS; this is encoded by the exons ATGTTCTGTGCAAAAGCTACTGAGAAGTTGAATGACAAGATAAACTT GTCAATTTCATTGGCAGCATCTCCAGGACATCTTCCTGATTTTAAGATGATGGTTTTATTTGGTTGTGGGGCTTTGCTTCTAAGGGGTGCTGGATGTACGGTAAATGATCTCCTTGATAGAGATATTGATACCAAG GTAGAACGTACAAAATTGAGACCAGTTGCAAGTGGTCTTTTGTCACCATTTCAAGGGCTTAGCTTTCTTGGGTTTCAATTGCTGTTGGGTCTTGGGATTCTCCTTCAGCTGAACAATTATAG CCGCATTTTGGGAGCTTCATCTTTGTTTCTAGTCTTCTCCTATCCCCTCATGAAGAGATTAACATTTTGG CCGCAAGCATATCTAGGTTTAACATTTAACTGGGGAGCTTTATTAGGGTGGTCTGCTATTAAAGGGAGTTTAGATCCAGCTGTTGTGTTGCCGCTGTACATGAGTGGAGTATTTTGGACCCTTGTGTATGACACAATCTATGCACATCAG GATAAGGAGGATGATCTAAAAGTGGGTGTTAAATCAACTGCCCTGAGATTTGGAGATTCAACAAAGGAATGGATCACTGGGTTTGGAATTGCATGCATCGGCAGTCTTGCCCTTAGCGGAGTCAATGCTAATATTG GGTGGCCGTTTTATGCATTTTTGACAGCTGGTTCTGGACATTTAGCTTGGCAAATATGGACAGTTGACTTGTCATGCCGGTCGGATTGCAACAAAAA ATTTGTGTCAAATAAATGGTTTGGTGCTATTATTTTCAGCGGAATTTTGCTTGGCAGATACTGGTCATAA